AGTCCACGAACAATCAGAAAAactaatcccaagggaaattgtgttcgtaacatgctctgtactcataCACATATCAcaacaaattaaaaagaaacaatatgaTAACgtgcaaaaacaaagctatactaaagagcttagaaaccatgtgaaccatgtgcaagaaaatgcagttcaagaagaatccttcattgtgattttttcagagatgaattgtacgtttttacTGCCACAGGGGgaaaggagctcctgtggcgctcagtctttgagctGGGTCGTCTCAGTCTGTTGCACGTGTGCTACTGTGTGACAGACCTCTTGCACCAATGCCTTGGAGCTGTTTTGATCAGAACCTCACTTGACCCCAGTCTTCAGTTCAGCACTTACGTTCTTCACACCCAccttctccattctttcctcAGCCTTGAAAAACAGCTCCAAAAATTCATGCACTTAATCTCATCGAACGTTTGTGAACGATGCACCGACGATGCACCCAATTGGGATTTGAGATCCAAGATACAGACTTACCTTGTCGTGCATCATACTTCGCCATCAGATTTTGTTGAGCGACATTTGGAAGCTAAATCTATTGCAAAAACGAGATGGTCTTGCGACCCATCCAGGGTGACCCCCAACTCTGGCCACAAGGATCTAGGACAAGCCGGAGTCAATAGCGACTGCGGTTTGTCCTCGATGTGAGCAAGTAGAAGGCGATAGACGGCGCATTACTGACGTGGTCTTTGATAAGGTGGTCGTAATGTAAAGTGATAAACATGCTTATGTAAACATGCGGGCTGCTCGCATGAGGTTATCCACTTGTGTGTTCGACCTCGCGATGAGTTACTGACGTGGTGAAAGCAGCATACGTTCTCTTTAGGCCTCAACGTAACCACCAACGTATAGAGTTCCACTCACCAGATCACAGCAAGTCGGCTTTCTCTGTACACGATCGTATATCACTCTGCATGCTGATAGACGGCGCATCATGCACCTGGGTTTGTGCTGATCTGGAGTGTACGGAGCTGGAAACAAGACCCCAGCAGATCCATAGGAAACAATTTAAACATATGCATTTGCAGCTTATCTTGCTGATGATAATATGACTGATCCCCGGCTTCACTCTGATCCCCAGCAGAACCAGATCCACTTACAGACCCGCGAGCCAAGCTCACCTTGTCTGAAACTCCGCTCTCCCTCGTGTCGTGCAGCCAGGGACGGCAAGGTCGAGCGCCGTGCTCTTCTCAGAAGGTCCCGCCTGCTGACTCCAGGAGGCCACAGACAACGGAGGTGTTGAGGCTCGCTGCTTGGAATACGAGGATAGTCCTCAGCCGGACTAAAAACAGGCAGGATGACAAGCACAACATTGGGTTTGTTGTTGTCCAGAGTGATtccaaataaacaaagaaacacaagcTGACTAGGCGTGGTCTGAACAGCTCCCGCAACATGGCATTTCACTTCTGTCAACAAGCATTCCATTGGAATCAATGAGAGGTCTGAATCCAGAACACAGGCTTTATTCTTAATGAGGACCAGCGAGAGTAAAGGTCAAACTTACCTGTCTGAGCGTGAAAGTAAACCAGCCACTGACAATAAGGCTTGGGTCCAGAAAAACCACTCAGCTGCTGCGACAATCCAGAAGGGAAATGAAATGGTTTGTTATGGATCCGTTCAACACGGCTTGAGAAAACGCTACCTCGCccggtcattaaaaaaaagtgcttccaagtaataaatactttattttcaCAGTTTGATATTAAAACAGCAGTCccctgcaggtcacatgatcgcTCTCTTAAATACTATATTTACAGCAGTTAAAACTCATCCACGTGTGAGTACGCTGATCATCGGCCGCCGCCGTTGGACGCTCCGCCTCCGGCGCCACCAGCCGACTGATCCTGAGCGCCGGACATCATCAGGAAGAGAACGAGGGGGACGATGTACATCCACTGCAAAGAACAAACACACGCAGTGGATGAGCGCGCAGAACTGAGTGTGGACAACGGATCAAGTTTACAATCGGGTTAAGAACTCCAGATTGGGTCGTCCAGGATTAGATGAAGTTATTTTCTACGAGAGGAAGAATCAACAATTGAAAATGTTGGCGTCATGTCGGACGTCTGATTTGGCAGTGAACCTTGAAGAGtgcaggaaggagggagaaagtgGGATGTGTTAGATTCATTATCCCTCTagtggtggcagcagcagcagcaggaggagagaagatgGAGAAACCCTCTTCTGcccagaagagagagagaaatctgCACCCCTCGCAAGGAAACAGCCTTCTACATGGCCTCAGACGTGAACTGGATATGATGAGTGAAAGTATTTTGTGAGAAGAAAGTAAACTGACAAAACAGCTCAATAATTGCTTCATTACACCAAATAAATGTTCAAAAGGCTTCAAATATTAACTTCGAGAAGTGAAACGAACATTGTTTTCCTACAATAAGTGAGCAGTAAAATAATCATGGTGAACTATAAGATGACAATTTCAAAAACCGTTGATGTAAATGAGGAGAAACATGTATGGCTTTTTTTTGACTCAGGACAATCAGCTAACAACGTTGATGTAAATGATCTGCCCTGTCACGATATGGTCATGTGGGTCATAGTTGGCTACTTCACAGACTCAAGACTCATCTCCAGGCAGAAAGGGGCTTCGTGTAAAACAAACAAGCGGGACAGAAACAGAGAAAACAGTACTTCAGTAGGATTCAGCTCTGCTCTctgccgccccctgctgggggCTGTGACGAACTGGTAGCCATGAGGAAGATGGCACCTCCCAGAATCAAATACCACTGGAACACAGCAGAGCCGGGTcagcgcgcgcgcacacacacacatagaactGAACAGATCGACGTAGGTGGAAGACGAGTGAGGCACTTAAGTGGAAAGACTCTGTGATCATCTCTGAAACAATATTGCTGTCCAAAATGCCtcaagtaaagtaaaaaaaaaacctctggtGTTGATCAAGTTTAAATGACTTCACAGCTCAGATGAGATACAGAGGAGGCAGTCACCAGGACACGTTTCAGTcagacaatgcacaaaaaggtgAATAAAAAGAGAATCTTAAGTACTCACATATTTTGCAAAGAAAGACTTCTGCTCTTGTGGAttctttcctttcttctcaGTTTCCATTTCCATCCGTTCCAGGAAGAAGGCGGTTTCTGGTCTGAGGGGAACACGAAAGTCAGAGGAGGATCCATATGGTCCACCAGTGGAGGGCTCCAGCTGGGACTCACCCGGGTGCGTTGACGGGAGCCACGACGCTGAGCGTGGTGTTAAAAACCTCCAGATCCACCTCGTCCTCAACCTCGGTGCCTCGGCAGGCTCCGGGGTGCGTCACAATGGAGACGCCGATCAAGTAGCCGGAGACGTCGGTGTGGAGGGTGATGACGTCGCTCAGGTGAGACTCCACCATCGCACACTGAGCATATTTTCAGTGGGCTCATATCATCGTCTGACATGAGACACCTCAAAGTCACGGGTACTTACGGCTCTGACAAAAGCCGTCAGGTGACCCTCCAACTGTCGCTCTGTCTGACGCTCGGCTTGCAAGAAGACCCGGGGCACCCGGATCCTGTAGAGTCCGTCCACTGCAGCAACTTCCTGCAGAGCAAGCACACAACACTGAGCGCGCTGTCCAGCAGGTCACAGTGTTCTCTGGCCCGTGACGCCACTGCCCACCTTCAGCTTGACCCGGTCCTCCTCAGAAAGCTGGCTCTGGCTCAGTGACACCCCAGGCTCTCGGCCAGCTTTCAGCAGCAGCGAGCCACGAAGGCTGAACTTCGCCACATCATCTGAGGACAAATCTCAGTCAGTCAACAGAAGTCGAAAACAATGTTGACAGGCAGGTGAAGGAGCGGTCGCACGGGGAAGGTGgagtggaggggaggggaggggaggggaggcaGAGTTGCACCAAGGATGTTGGAGGCGCAGAAAGCAGGTACTTGCCCAGAGCATTTCGTTACTCGTTAGCTGACCACGGTAGAATATCAACGAATTCCAACGTAAACTCAAGGAATTAAACCCCAAAAAGCCTTACCAACTTCAAATGAATGTTCGAGTGGCACAGAGAAGCCACTCAATTCCGTCTCCAAAGTATCTCCGACCTGAGAATCACAAAGAGGAGAAGCGAGACGCGTGAGCTAACCGGCTAACGCGCAGCTACCAGGCGCAACTTCCGCCTCAGCTAAACACAACACCGCTGCAGATTCCAAAACACATTCACTCACCCTTCGGCCATTGTTGGGGGACACTAtgtgaacaaaacagaaaacaaaaacggTGGCTATGGAAAGACAACGAAGCGATAAGGGACGAGCCATTTCAAAAAGGAGAAGCAGGTCAGTCAGGCCTAGCACTTCCGGATCaacttttcaaagtaaaagaacGGTGTTTGTGTGCTCTCATTGATATGGTGGACGGAAAATATTATTGCTATGACTACAGTAACAGCTTCTGTGTAATGGAgctatttaattattttatatagTATTTGTATCTAAGTCTGGCGACTCGAAAGTATTGCTAACTACCATTAGAATTATCTGAAAttcaacaaatataaataaaacgaTCAATAATCTGCGTTGTTTaaacgcatatatatatatatatatatatatatatatatatatatatatatatatatatatatatatatatatatatatatatatatataaaacacacgGTATTTGGAGTCGACCAACAATAACCTGTAGAGGGCGCTATAGGACTACAAactgttaaatgaaatgaactgCCATGGCTTCAGATAACGGTGGGTCGtttttggttatttatttattttcagctaATGAGTGTGCTGCacgttttgattttttttcacttcacgCAAACGTTCTGTATTCAAACGTCCCCATTTCGTTTCTTAAATATTACGTTTTGTGATAGAAATCAAACTTATTTATAGGGTAGATTTGTATATTTTGGCCAAAGCACGACAAAAGAATGACACTTCCTGTCCAACAGGAAGCAGTGGGTGTTGCCCAGGACACCTCTGCTTCGCCTCCCCATTGACGTCTCCTAAACGTTTGAGTTCACGATCAACAGCACTTTCTCCCGAACGAGACACTTGTTGTTGTCGACTTCCTCTACACAGTGTGATCCAACCCTCTGTCTTCAACGCTGCAGTCGAGGCAGGAAACACTCGCCTCCTCAACAACACCACGTCTTTTTCCCTATTGCATCACACGTCCAATACATTTCATCAGATGACATCATTCTCTGCTAAGTGTCTCCACATCACTTCTCACCTAAATCACACACAGATCTGTTTCTACAGTCACTTCTTGCTGAGCAAGATGGCGGGGACGCTGCAGAGGTTAAAAGGGGTCAAGCACATTATTGCAAAAATGACTCCGACTTCTTGAGGAAAATTGCAAGTCAGTTGTGAACAGAGAAGAAGCCACTAGGGGGGCACCAAAGGGTTCCTCTTCAGATTGGGGCCTCAGAGTTAGAAACATCCACTAGAACCTCAACCAGGTCAACCTGCCGCAaccccctctgcttcctcttcctcgtcaTCATCAGCCCTGAAGATGCGCAGAGGCGCCCAGTCTCTCTGTGGGTCTGAGTTTCAAACAGTCAGGGTTGATCTGAGGAGGATTTGGAGGGTGAACccaaaaaataatggaaacatcagagtggGAGAAGAAGGAAGCTGCGGCTCTGTGATCCTGACAAATGTGAttgatgtgatttatttttgagtgCTCAGAACTGGATGAAAAGTTCTGCTGACGAGACACAAGAGAGACACATCCATCATTCTCAACTTCTAGTTTTGAGCGTTTCAGCGATAATCCTCCTCCGGAGCTGCTGAACCGTGAGAAGGCAGGTGAGGAACACGGAGGGAGCGGATATTCATTCTCACGTTTGACCCCAGACATGCATCCTGTTCCCTTTGTGACGTCTCATCGTTGTGTTTGAGTCACGTTTGTCTGCGTTTACACAACCAGGAAAGTCACGattttgacctttgaacttcTTTTCCTTCCAGTAGAGctctttatttttgcttttaatcTCATCATTCCGGCAAaccagttttcaacattttaactCACTTGTTGCTGAATTTTTGATCTCACAGCAGTGGGATTCGAACATTGCACTTTTCCACTCATCATTTTGACATCAAAAGTTTCTTTGACAACTTGACCCGTCAACTCCAAATTCCGACTAACTTGTTGCTGACTAGCTTGGCTTTCACGTTCACCATCCTAAACCTCATCATTTTGAAATGCTAACTCAACATTTCGATCTTTGAACGCACCATTCTGGGTGTGGAACTCAACACAATGGCTTTTGACTTCATCATTTTGGATTTAAAACTGTGATGAGTTAACAATAACCTCTGAACTCCGTATTTTGACTTTACATTTAGTTTCATAATTTTCACTTTAACAAATTCAGAATTTTAATCTCATCAGTGCGATATTTATTCTCACCATTTTGATGCATAATAACtcacttcactttcacttttaatCTCATCATTTCCATCATTTTCCGGGCTCAACATTTGGATTTTGAATTGCATCACTGTGACTCAGAATGTTCATTTTTGAGTTTAGCatccttcactttttttttttaactcttttttttctcttaaacaATGTTTTCTGTAAAAACCAACAACATATTTTTCGGCGAGCTTCAAGTCGGCCGTTGAGCTCCGAGCATATGGTGACTGCTTGAAGTGACTCCCCCGTGCTCGCTCTTTGTAGTCCCCCCCGCCTCTCTGGGGCGGCTCATTACTCTTTGTCAGCGGCTCTCAGCAACGGTGTCACCTTACTATTCTTGGGCAAATATGAAACTCTGTTTATTTATATGGAGCAGTCGTGAAGGAAGCAGCCATCGTGAGCCATCAGCTCCCGTGCAGCTGAAGTGCAGCGCTCTCTGTGTGAATGTGACTGCGCAGGGGTCATGACCAGCAGGTGAGTCCAGGATGAAACGCTCATCTCTCTGCTGGGTTTGAACCCTCCCGGAAGCCATGACGACCCACCGCTGTCTGTGACCTTCCGGGTCCCCTCCCTGCAGGGGATCATGAACTTGATGTGGAGTACACAGAGAAGAATGATGTGCGCCGGATTTATTGATCGATGTACTCGATTTACtgttttggatggatggatggattaccTTTTAAATTCCAGCTGACATCTTTTatctctttcatttttctttattatagTTATTGAGAACActtaatataaataaagtttttttgcatttcagaAACATGGATGATCTTATTTAGTTTATTGCAATTCACGTATTTTTATTATACTATTGtatattatgtattatttattatacttTTATTTAACCACTTTATGTCATTAATATTTAATGTAAATTTAAAGTGTGCTCACTGATCGtggcaaaatgtattttttatttcaaattcttTATTAATTTGTTGAAGATAATTTTCTCAAAATGTTCCACTGTAGTATTTCATTTTAGGCATCAATTATTTGGGATACTTTTATTGAGCAATATCATTTCACTAAAGTATGTTctgatttatttcattaaaagtCAATCTAAATTTAAGGGTTTCTTTTCTCTATTTAATCTGATTTGTAAAAGTCCTTCATCAGGTTTGACATTTCTGGATCCCAGAGTTCCTCAACTGGGTCCGACCTGTGCCTGATCTGCTCTGAAGGTGCTGCCAAGAGTTTCAAGTGTCTGCTCCGTCCTTGTTCCGAGGATGGGTCCgcaggggaggggggaggggaccAACATGATAAAAGAGAACCAAGGAGCGGATGTGGACAGATCTACCGACGAAGGTCCAAACTTTCAGAGATGCCGGAACCAAAGACGACAGGTAAGTTGGTTTGCGGACGACACTGTTGTGACGCCATGATGAAGGATACTTtaaaatgcagcaatgtttgtCTATTTCGGGAAGCCAATTTGATACCACACATAACTGATTAATAATGAAACTTTTATTAAACGAATTGAtcatttttcttgtgttttatcaaagaaaatgtcatttttatgatATTGTCTttcacaaaatacattttgtttttccttaaaATTTACGACAAAAATAGCACAATATCTTGACTTTTAAAATCAGATATTtataaacattatttaaaaaaatgtaacttttttatTTAGGTTTATTGAATTCTGacttttcttctgtttatttttatcgtTCATTTCATAAATTGGCAGCCAAACACCAGCATCAGTCAGTAAACAGCTGTGATCTGCTGTTAGAATCCCTCCTGGCAACAGCAGCTCTCCTCAGACTGTATGTGACACCTTCAATAACTTGTAGCTCTGAATTATTAACGGGCCATCGATATGCTGTGACATTAAGACACATGCACGCGAGCGCACACGCAGATGTGTTTGTATCTGTCACACTCTGAAGTATTCCCTGCTGCTTTTGTCAACATCGACCTCAAAGAACTGTAAATCAGACGCTGAAACCTGAGAGATGAATGGTGTTGGTGGGGGGGCGGTGGAGGGATGGGGTGCATTGGAGGAGCATTTGTTCGACAGACATTTTGCCAAGTCAGGTGGAACCACCTCGTCATCTGCCTGGCCCGGGTCGCGCTGTTTGTTTGGATCGACCTTGTTGCTGCTGATCCAGTGACTTGCCTGAGTCTGGAAGGTTGTTGGTTCGATTCCAAGCATCCGATCCTCAGCTGCTGACTCAGATTTGTGAAAATGTTCCGGGCTGATATCCAACTTTGGTGTTCAAAAATCAAAGTTGGAGTCTTGCTCACGGGTGAAAGTTCATGGAGATGTCATCTTCAACCAGGATCCACCATCAAAGCTCTCCATTGACCAGAGGACTTCTACTCTCACATGAGGTTGCCACAGTTTTCTCTCTCTGGAGaaactcagtcatccaggagagccTCAGAATAGAACCACTCTTCCTCCCCAATAAttggaggaggccctgggacaccctggagagatgatgtcctTCAGAATAGCTCTAAGAGTTTCTGCTGAGGAGCAAGTCCGAAGGAAGTCACCACACGACGCTTGGAAAACTGGGATTCTATTCTTCAAAACAAAGGTGGGTGGCGCATTGGGCGTGTCCTCTGAGCCAATTCAGGACTCCCTTGCTCTCGGATTCAAAAGGTCTTGAACTTCTGAAGATCTAAAATGACCATGAAACATTTGGTGATGACTTTGCACCCTTTACTTTTATACCTCACATCAGTAGGTAACTCTACTCTCACAATTCATGAGTCTGAACCATGTGTCGCCTGGATCTGGTTTCTCACACCACATCAcatcttcttcttgtccttccatccatcccgCCCAGGTTGAACCTCCTCAGTGTCCGACCCCCGGCCCCCGCCGTCTGTCCATCCGCTTGTTGCGGCTCATGTGACGCTCTCGGCGTCTCCCCATCTCCACGTTGGGGTCGGACTGACTGTGGGGGGGGGAGATCATGCACCCCAATAAACAGTCACAGGAATAGTTTGAGACGGACCGGATAGGTGACGCTGGGGTTATGAAGTGAGAGACGAGTCGGGAGGAGGAAGGGGCTGCACTTGGTTCGCCCCTTGTTGACCCCAGACTGAAGTGACTCTGACTCTTTAAGGTCCTTTTTAACTCCACCTCATGCCATGATCCTCACTCTGATACTCGGTTGTTATGTGTTTCCTCATATTTCATGGAGGAGCCACAAGCTCATTTGTTTCTGGCAACCATTTGAGAAGTTTGCTCGAGCTCTTGTTTGTAAGGTCGACTAAACGGATCGGAAGATCGTAGCCCAAGGCTGCACCCTCGTTCAAGCTCCTCACGCTCTTCTGAGCCAGCACCAGGGCATTCCAAGGTCAGCTGAGAGCCTCAGAAGGTCATGCCTCGAAGTCATCTGAATAGAGTCCAAACTCCTCCTGGGTCTGACCAAGGCCTCCACCCATTTGAGGACGAGTCCAGGACACATCTAACAATGGCCACCTTCTCTCAGGACAACAACGGTTTGACCCTGAATCTCTCCTGGATGGCTGAGGTTCTATCACAACATCCTGTCCATCTTtctctcactcatgaacaagacccctGGATAGGTGAGCATCTCCACCAAGGGAAGGATCCGCTCCTCCCTGCTATACTGGACAGGCTCTTCGTCTGAATCCTCCACTTGGTGTTCAAAAGGAAACGCTTCAGGAATTGCACTGTAAACTGTTGAGAAGTCACTTGTCAGGCTGCGCGGGTTGCCTGGCGCCGCTCCACCAGCGAGCAGAAATAACCCATTAGTGGAAAACGCAGCAGCAACATGGCTGCCGGCTCCTCCCACACGCCTGTACAGCAGAAGATCAAACCTTTCACCTCCTCGGGCTCCGAGGTTGCACCAGGCCGCCGTCTTCCATCCACAGTTTAGCCTCACCTCATTCCATCGGCATCATCAGGTTCCCGCAGGTATGTGATGGATTAAAGGCGGACATGTCATGAGCCTTCCGCCGTCCCCCAGGACTGCGAGATCTTCATTGGAGAGATTTGGAGCTGGAAGACAAAAGGAGATGAGTGGCAAGCCAACATGGATGACAGATTAGCACTTTATTTAAAGCTTTGAGAGCATTTGTTTTGAGAGCTCAACCGTCAATGTGGGTTTGGAGCGCTCGAGCGAACAAGACTCAAACTATGTGTCGCACCTCAACATCCTGCTCACGTTGCAAAGCTCCAAGCCTCACTGTAAAACTCGGCCTGTCGTCTTGATGAAAATGACGTGAATTTTATTAAACCTGAATGTTTACAGGAAGGAAGTCAATTTTGCTACATTTAgaaaaaaggacagaaaaaatgGTAAACTCAGTGCAAAATTTAGTATATTTAATAGACATTTCATTAATTTGGAAAATGACTTTAGAATTGCTGAAATGTTTGAATTAAAGTCAAAAAAACTATTGAAAATTTGGAGAAAAACGTTTTGAGGTTATTGTAGGAAAAtggacaatttaaaaaaaaacaaggataaTCTGAATGCTAATTCCAGAAGTTACATACATTTTCTGACAAGTTTCTTGCTTTAAAGTTGATTTtagcaaatgaataaataaataataaatgacttACTATGAAGAATGCAATTTTCCTGCTGCAGGAACAGGGAGTGGAGTGATGTAGCTCGATGCTAGTGGGTGGACAACGTGAGTGGAGCTCTGCAATAGACATGGTGGAGAGTGATGCACACACTCTGATCATCTTTCAGTCGTCTGGATGGACTCGAGTGTGAAGCACGCGGGGCGAGGATCAGCCTGGGAGAAAGTCCCGCGACCATGAGCACGATGGAGTGGAGCTCCTTGTTTGTCGCGCTCAAACCACAGCAGTTAATCGTGACATCTCCACTCTGGCCTGGTGATGACTTGGGAGTCAAAGCTGAAGcgacttctgaaaaacaaacccCAGCAAAAGTGTATTTACATTCTATTTCATCACAACAAACAGTAAGCACACTACGCCTTGGACCAAAACTTATACAGAAGAGTTGACCCACTTCTTTCAGCCCcaaaaagtaggtcaatctAAATCTCCTCGGTTCCACTCTGTGTTTAAAAGTCTGAAATAAAGAGCTGCCCGATGCTCTGAACCAGGTCTTTGTGCTGCAACAAGACGCAAGCACGACCGCTCCTCTCTGGTCTTCACCTGGCACTTTTCAGCCGAGACACTGGGAACACTTGGGGAATCGCTTTAGCTTCAGTCTGTGGTCGCCTTGTGAAAGGCAGAAGACGTGGCAAGTTAGCTACAAGTGGAAGACTATTTCAGATCTCATTCTTTCACTCTCCGAGCAGACGTGGTGAGCACTGGCTGCGTTAGATCATTGGCAGAtcttccagaggccacctccgTTGCGCAGTTGAAAACATCAGCATGAGTAGATAGAATTCGGACCCATCATATGTAAGCCGTGTTTGGGAGGAAACTCATGctagtctaaaataaaatgaggctCCTGGAAGAATCCAGACCCGCCCAGCAAGGTGCTCTAGTTCCCCCTGTGGCCAGAGATGGTACTGCAGCCAAGGGGCGCCGAGCACGTTGGTTTCGGTGTCCACCGTGAAGTTTGTCTTGGGGTGATTGTCTCATTTTGGAAGGAGATCGGAGCAGATGGTTCCTAGCTGTCCCTGTGATATATTCAGTACATTCACACACTGCAACACTAGATTACAGTGAAATCGCGTCACGATAATTACTTCCCTCTGAGGTTCACTGTACAAGCCTCTGATCTACATGTCACACTTTTACTCCATCACCCCTCAGTGTATCGTCCTCCCCCCACGTCTTTTTATAACACCAAAAAAATCACATCATCAGAAACGAAGCGCGC
The genomic region above belongs to Synchiropus splendidus isolate RoL2022-P1 chromosome 19, RoL_Sspl_1.0, whole genome shotgun sequence and contains:
- the emc10 gene encoding ER membrane protein complex subunit 10 isoform X2 is translated as MARPLSLRCLSIATVFVFCFVHIVSPNNGRRVGDTLETELSGFSVPLEHSFEVDDVAKFSLRGSLLLKAGREPGVSLSQSQLSEEDRVKLKEVAAVDGLYRIRVPRVFLQAERQTERQLEGHLTAFVRACAMVESHLSDVITLHTDVSGYLIGVSIVTHPGACRGTEVEDEVDLEVFNTTLSVVAPVNAPGPETAFFLERMEMETEKKGKNPQEQKSFFAKYWYLILGGAIFLMATSSSQPPAGGGREQS
- the emc10 gene encoding ER membrane protein complex subunit 10 isoform X1; translated protein: MARPLSLRCLSIATVFVFCFVHIVSPNNGRRVGDTLETELSGFSVPLEHSFEVDDVAKFSLRGSLLLKAGREPGVSLSQSQLSEEDRVKLKEVAAVDGLYRIRVPRVFLQAERQTERQLEGHLTAFVRACAMVESHLSDVITLHTDVSGYLIGVSIVTHPGACRGTEVEDEVDLEVFNTTLSVVAPVNAPGPETAFFLERMEMETEKKGKNPQEQKSFFAKYWMYIVPLVLFLMMSGAQDQSAGGAGGGASNGGGR